In Denticeps clupeoides chromosome 1, fDenClu1.1, whole genome shotgun sequence, a single window of DNA contains:
- the LOC114795818 gene encoding dual adapter for phosphotyrosine and 3-phosphotyrosine and 3-phosphoinositide-like: protein MSSCGSTHSTEGVTDELDSVSWYHYGLSRHAAEALLLSNGCDGSFLLRTSQHEANCFALSVRAKDSVKHFTVKRCSGRYAFGFSSFPSLQDFMCHIANQPLLGSETGHLIVLKFPYPRWVEEPPIYESVCVHTAIQSGRQHSDLTPVATALGTKEGYLVKQGSIIKSWKQRWFTLSRNQLKYFKDKMFMEPIRTLDLTACSAVQFDYSRERINCFCLVFPERTFYLCAKSGAEADEWIRILRWKLSQIRRGR from the exons aTGAGCAGCTGCGGTTCCACGCACTCCACCGAGGGTGTCACGGACGAGCTGGACTCTGTCAg CTGGTATCACTATGGTTTATCTCGCCATGCTGCTGAAGCTCTTCTCCTGTCTAATGGATGTGATGGGAGTTTCCTGCTCAGGACCAGTCAACATGAAGCCAACTGCTTCGCTCTGTCCGTCAG GGCCAAAGACTCGGTGAAGCATTTCACCGTGAAGCGCTGCAGTGGACGCTACGCGTTCGGATTCAGCAGCTTTCCCAGCCTGCAGGATTTCATGTGCCACATCGCCAACCAACCGCTGCTGGGCAGTGAGACAG GGCACCTGATTGTTCTGAAGTTCCCATATCCACGTTGGGTAGAGGAACCGCCAATTTAcgagtcagtgtgtgtgcacacagcCATTCAGTCTGGCCGCCAGCACTCTGACCTCACACCCGTCGCTACTgct ttggGCACTAAAGAGGGATACCTGGTGAAACAAGGTTCCATCATTAAG AGCTGGAAGCAGCGCTGGTTCACACTCAGCAGGAACCAGCTCAAGTACTTTAAGGATAAAATG TTTATGGAACCAATTAGAACCCTGGACTTGACTGCATGTTCTGCTGTCCAGTTCGACTACAGCCGGGAGAGAATAAACTGTTTCTG tCTGGTCTTTCCTGAACGTACATTCTATCTGTGTGCCAAGTCTGGGGCAGAAGCTGACGAGTGGATCAGAATCCTACGCTGGAAACTG TCACAGATAAGAAGAGGTAGATGA
- the LOC114795230 gene encoding ragulator complex protein LAMTOR3 isoform X1 yields the protein MADDLRRFLYKQLPSVEGLHAIVVTDRDGVPVIKVANDNAPEYALRPTFLSTFALATDQGSKLGLSKNKSIICYYNTYQIVQFNRLPLVISFIASSNANTGLIISLEKELVPLIDELRHVVEVA from the exons ATGGCGGAT GATCTGAGAAGGTTTTTATATAAACAGTTACCCAG tgtgGAGGGGCTACATGCTATCGTGGTGACGGACAGAGATGGAGTTCCGGTCATTAAAG TTGCCAATGACAACGCACCGGAGTATGCGCTGCGTCCCACCTTCCTGTCCACCTTCGCTCTCGCTACCGACCAAGGCAGTAAACTGGGACTGTCTAAGAACAAGAGCATCATCTGTTACTACAACACGTACCAG ATTGTTCAGTTTAACAGGTTACCACTGGTCATTAGCTTCATCGCCAGCAGTAACGccaacacag GTTTAATCATCAGCCTGGAGAAGGAACTTGTTCCGCTGATCGACGAGCTCAGACACGTGGTGGAGGTGGCTTAG
- the LOC114795230 gene encoding ragulator complex protein LAMTOR3 isoform X2 produces MLQDLRRFLYKQLPSVEGLHAIVVTDRDGVPVIKVANDNAPEYALRPTFLSTFALATDQGSKLGLSKNKSIICYYNTYQIVQFNRLPLVISFIASSNANTGLIISLEKELVPLIDELRHVVEVA; encoded by the exons ATGTTGCAGGATCTGAGAAGGTTTTTATATAAACAGTTACCCAG tgtgGAGGGGCTACATGCTATCGTGGTGACGGACAGAGATGGAGTTCCGGTCATTAAAG TTGCCAATGACAACGCACCGGAGTATGCGCTGCGTCCCACCTTCCTGTCCACCTTCGCTCTCGCTACCGACCAAGGCAGTAAACTGGGACTGTCTAAGAACAAGAGCATCATCTGTTACTACAACACGTACCAG ATTGTTCAGTTTAACAGGTTACCACTGGTCATTAGCTTCATCGCCAGCAGTAACGccaacacag GTTTAATCATCAGCCTGGAGAAGGAACTTGTTCCGCTGATCGACGAGCTCAGACACGTGGTGGAGGTGGCTTAG